A single Fluviispira vulneris DNA region contains:
- a CDS encoding O-methyltransferase: MDIKLENFNKSNAQEIISFIKRKSKEIGFDRSSHPQTGALLRLLAASKPRGRFLELGTGTGHGAAWILEGMDDQSKLLSVDCDDKVLSIAREAFIGDKRVELIHENGFVFLKKQEPKSFDIIFADAFPGKYDLINESLNLLKPGGFYIIDDMLPQDYWTEEHTKNLEDVYESLKDLSDVHSVGMAWSSGLVLFVVK; this comes from the coding sequence ATGGATATTAAATTAGAGAATTTTAACAAGAGCAATGCTCAAGAAATAATTTCGTTTATCAAAAGAAAGTCAAAAGAAATCGGTTTTGACAGGTCTTCTCATCCACAAACAGGCGCTCTACTCCGTCTATTGGCCGCTTCAAAGCCAAGAGGTAGATTTTTAGAACTTGGAACGGGCACGGGACATGGCGCAGCTTGGATTTTAGAAGGAATGGATGATCAATCCAAGCTTTTAAGTGTCGATTGTGATGATAAAGTACTATCCATAGCCCGCGAGGCATTTATTGGTGATAAACGCGTTGAACTTATTCATGAAAACGGATTTGTTTTTTTAAAAAAACAAGAGCCTAAATCGTTTGATATTATTTTTGCAGATGCGTTTCCTGGAAAATACGATCTCATTAATGAGTCTCTTAATTTATTAAAACCAGGCGGATTTTATATTATAGATGATATGCTCCCTCAAGACTATTGGACGGAAGAACATACTAAAAATTTAGAAGATGTTTATGAAAGTTTAAAAGACTTAAGTGATGTCCATTCTGTTGGAATGGCTTGGTCATCGGGCCTTGTGCTGTTTGTCGTTAAATAA
- a CDS encoding VC0807 family protein has product MRFTFPPHNSQEINAKKVPKPKENLFISIIFNVIIPFFILNKMSSTFGAVNTFFIALAFPLIYAVYDLVRRKQLNPISILAIVSIVIKGIFVIYKVDGFWFAVKEAAIPSVLGIITIVSVWIGRPLINYFIYNENIFNIELLESKLKENNSESSFKKLIWQVTFILGFAFFLGGILNFFLALNIIVSPAGTESFNKEIAEMTWKGYLVVALPKTLITIFGLWWFIKRLKVITGLEVSKILKTE; this is encoded by the coding sequence ATGCGATTCACATTTCCGCCTCATAATAGCCAAGAAATCAATGCCAAAAAAGTGCCTAAACCTAAAGAAAATCTTTTTATTTCAATCATTTTTAATGTCATCATTCCATTTTTTATCTTGAATAAGATGAGCTCTACTTTTGGCGCAGTAAATACTTTTTTTATAGCTCTGGCTTTTCCTCTAATTTATGCAGTCTACGATTTAGTTCGAAGAAAGCAATTAAATCCTATTTCAATTCTTGCTATAGTGAGTATTGTGATTAAAGGAATTTTTGTTATCTATAAAGTTGATGGCTTTTGGTTTGCAGTAAAAGAAGCCGCTATACCATCCGTACTTGGAATTATAACAATTGTATCTGTATGGATCGGTCGCCCCTTGATTAATTATTTTATATATAATGAAAATATTTTTAATATTGAACTTCTAGAAAGTAAACTCAAAGAAAATAATTCAGAGTCATCATTTAAAAAATTAATTTGGCAAGTCACCTTTATTTTAGGATTTGCCTTTTTCCTAGGCGGAATCTTAAATTTCTTTTTAGCGCTCAATATTATTGTCAGTCCAGCTGGAACCGAAAGCTTTAATAAAGAAATAGCTGAAATGACTTGGAAGGGTTATCTCGTTGTGGCTTTACCAAAAACTCTTATTACCATATTTGGGTTATGGTGGTTTATAAAAAGATTAAAAGTCATTACAGGATTAGAAGTTAGCAAAATATTAAAGACTGAGTGA
- a CDS encoding aspartate kinase — protein sequence MNLNSTEMLSQEKKRPVGPVFKFGGTSMGSVERIEHVAEICLRLKPSAIVVSAMAGETNRLVELANKITSKIDVPEYDMLVASGEQVAVSLLSLALRKRGIEPAPMLAPKAGVLTDAQFSKASILKVNGESIQVAIQEGKMPVIAGFQGVTEDGQLTSLGRGGSDTSAVAIAAGIGAKECVIYTDVDGVFSTDPRICPDAHIIRKINYEEMLEMASQGSKVLHIRSVQLAAKWGIKLVVKNTFSQDEGTEMVLSESSLEGEIVSGVAASQNESWIIAGPSKDPQFNLANVFTTLAEKKINVDIINQIVCEKGNKFHFTVAQSDCSASIEVLKNQFKNLELSVHNDVAKISIVGVGMRTHAGVAARMFRCLAENNIDVLLVTTSEIKIGCLIYREYINKAVQILHKEFVSLSL from the coding sequence ATGAATTTAAACTCAACAGAAATGCTCAGCCAAGAAAAAAAGAGACCAGTTGGTCCTGTTTTCAAATTTGGTGGCACAAGTATGGGTTCAGTGGAGCGCATTGAGCATGTGGCAGAGATCTGTCTTCGACTAAAACCCTCTGCCATTGTGGTTTCAGCTATGGCAGGTGAGACCAATAGATTGGTTGAATTAGCAAATAAAATCACTTCTAAAATCGATGTTCCAGAATATGACATGTTGGTTGCAAGTGGTGAGCAAGTAGCCGTTTCCTTGCTGAGCTTAGCTCTGCGAAAAAGAGGTATCGAGCCTGCTCCTATGCTGGCTCCAAAAGCAGGGGTTTTAACCGATGCTCAGTTTTCTAAGGCAAGTATTTTAAAGGTAAATGGTGAATCGATCCAAGTTGCTATTCAAGAAGGTAAAATGCCAGTTATAGCTGGATTTCAGGGCGTAACAGAGGATGGACAATTGACTTCGCTTGGGCGTGGTGGCTCTGATACATCGGCCGTAGCCATAGCTGCGGGCATCGGTGCGAAAGAATGCGTGATTTATACAGATGTTGATGGGGTCTTTAGCACTGATCCTCGCATATGTCCCGATGCGCATATTATCCGAAAAATCAATTATGAAGAAATGCTTGAAATGGCGAGTCAAGGATCAAAAGTTTTGCATATAAGAAGTGTACAACTTGCGGCAAAATGGGGAATTAAACTCGTAGTTAAAAATACTTTCAGTCAAGATGAAGGAACAGAAATGGTATTGTCAGAGTCTAGTTTAGAAGGCGAAATTGTGTCAGGTGTCGCTGCAAGTCAAAATGAATCATGGATCATTGCAGGCCCTTCAAAGGATCCTCAATTTAATTTGGCAAATGTTTTTACAACTCTTGCAGAGAAAAAAATCAATGTTGATATTATCAATCAGATTGTCTGTGAAAAAGGTAACAAATTTCACTTTACTGTTGCGCAGTCCGACTGTTCTGCATCTATTGAAGTATTAAAAAATCAATTTAAAAATCTAGAATTGAGCGTTCATAATGATGTCGCAAAAATTTCGATTGTAGGTGTTGGCATGCGCACTCATGCAGGTGTTGCTGCGCGCATGTTTCGTTGTCTAGCTGAAAATAATATCGATGTTTTACTTGTAACAACATCTGAAATAAAAATTGGCTGTCTTATATATAGAGAATATATCAATAAAGCTGTTCAAATATTACATAAAGAATTTGTTTCACTCAGTCTTTAA
- a CDS encoding methionine ABC transporter ATP-binding protein codes for MIKLLGIKKYFNSKQGLVHALKGIDLEVSKGEIFGIIGKSGAGKSTLLRCVNLLERPSEGEVLVDSVSLSNLKEAELRLERRKIGMIFQHFNLLSSATVFKNIALPLQLANISKKEIEQRVNYLLEVTSLKDKKDAYPSQLSGGQKQRVAIARALASNPKVLLCDEATSALDPETTKSILNLLKEINQKFNLTILLITHEMEVVKAICDKVAVIENGEIIESSSMVELFSKPKTASAKALVSSAFHISLPERIERQLQPEPGIGLNPILKFVFVGESSTEAIISALVVKFNLRINILQAHLDVVSNSPMGIMLCQIHGEQSNIQASVHYLNSTNISTEVIGYVSGNIKSIA; via the coding sequence ATGATTAAACTCCTTGGTATTAAAAAATATTTTAACAGCAAGCAAGGTCTTGTGCATGCACTGAAAGGCATTGACCTTGAAGTTTCAAAAGGTGAAATTTTTGGAATTATCGGGAAAAGCGGTGCTGGCAAAAGCACCCTTCTGCGCTGCGTTAATCTACTTGAACGCCCAAGCGAAGGAGAAGTCCTCGTTGACTCTGTTTCTTTATCAAATCTAAAGGAAGCTGAATTACGACTTGAACGCAGAAAAATCGGCATGATTTTTCAACATTTTAATCTTTTATCTTCTGCAACTGTTTTTAAAAATATTGCACTTCCTTTGCAGCTCGCAAACATAAGTAAAAAAGAAATAGAACAAAGAGTTAACTATTTATTAGAAGTTACAAGCTTAAAAGATAAAAAAGATGCCTATCCAAGCCAATTAAGTGGTGGACAAAAGCAAAGAGTCGCTATCGCTAGAGCATTAGCATCGAATCCTAAAGTCCTATTGTGCGACGAAGCAACATCAGCTCTCGATCCTGAAACAACAAAATCTATTTTAAATTTATTAAAAGAAATCAATCAAAAATTTAATTTAACTATTCTTTTAATCACTCATGAAATGGAAGTGGTAAAAGCTATTTGCGATAAAGTAGCAGTAATAGAAAATGGAGAAATAATCGAGAGTTCATCGATGGTAGAGCTTTTTAGCAAGCCAAAAACAGCTTCAGCCAAAGCACTCGTCAGTTCAGCTTTTCACATTTCTTTGCCTGAAAGAATTGAAAGACAACTGCAACCAGAACCAGGAATAGGCTTAAACCCAATTTTAAAATTCGTATTTGTCGGTGAATCATCAACCGAGGCTATTATATCAGCTCTCGTAGTCAAATTTAATCTCCGCATAAATATCTTACAAGCACATCTTGATGTCGTTAGTAATTCACCGATGGGAATTATGCTTTGTCAGATTCACGGAGAACAAAGTAACATACAAGCGAGTGTTCATTATTTAAATTCAACAAATATTTCTACTGAGGTTATTGGATATGTTTCAGGAAACATTAAGTCAATTGCTTGA
- a CDS encoding methionine ABC transporter permease, with protein MFQETLSQLLDSTVATIVMVAISGFIAFILGLPIAIGLTVTAKGMFYENIVIHKIFSSIVTVGRSVPFVILMVAIIPFTRFIVGSSIGTAAAIVPLSVAAVPFFARIVEGKFASINQGLIEAAQAMGCSPFQIIYKVLLPEAVPGIANSCTILLVSLAEYSAMAGAVGGSGLGNMAIQYGYYQFDTPVMMQALVALVLLVLIIQFTGDFITRKISHHSI; from the coding sequence ATGTTTCAGGAAACATTAAGTCAATTGCTTGATTCCACTGTGGCCACAATTGTTATGGTAGCTATATCGGGATTTATTGCCTTTATTCTTGGCTTACCGATTGCAATCGGTTTAACAGTCACTGCAAAAGGCATGTTTTATGAAAATATTGTTATTCATAAAATATTTAGCAGTATCGTTACAGTTGGCCGGTCAGTGCCCTTTGTTATTTTAATGGTCGCTATTATCCCTTTCACGCGCTTTATTGTCGGTTCATCTATTGGCACGGCTGCAGCGATTGTTCCCTTAAGCGTAGCTGCTGTACCTTTTTTTGCCCGCATCGTTGAAGGAAAGTTTGCCAGTATTAACCAAGGGTTGATAGAAGCAGCCCAAGCTATGGGCTGCTCACCATTTCAAATTATTTATAAAGTTCTTCTGCCTGAAGCTGTACCTGGAATTGCCAATTCCTGCACAATTCTCTTGGTCAGTCTCGCTGAATACTCTGCCATGGCAGGCGCTGTGGGAGGCAGTGGCCTTGGTAATATGGCAATCCAATATGGCTATTATCAATTCGATACGCCTGTCATGATGCAAGCTCTTGTTGCCCTTGTTCTTTTAGTACTCATCATTCAATTTACAGGCGACTTTATCACCCGTAAAATTTCTCACCACTCAATTTGA
- a CDS encoding MetQ/NlpA family ABC transporter substrate-binding protein, producing the protein MRSIKLLGLLSALGFGFTSLSSVYAGESIKVGISAGPSVQVLNVAKKLAKEKYDLDLKVITFADYQIPNEALNSGDIDANIFQTRSFLKQAILKKNYKIVEIGQTFIYPMGIYSRKIKSISEIGENASIVIPNDSSNQGRALILLQNAKLIKLKDGVGETPTPRDIIENPKKLKIQTVDAAQVARSVQDVTAVVLNNDFVLNAKFKPSDALFKENPESAEPYVNIIVVKESEKGKKEFKELTAVMNSAEVLKETEKLFPGAVKAWK; encoded by the coding sequence ATGAGATCTATCAAGCTATTAGGCCTTTTATCAGCACTTGGATTTGGATTCACCTCACTGAGTTCGGTTTATGCAGGAGAGTCCATTAAGGTAGGAATTTCTGCAGGTCCTTCTGTTCAAGTCCTTAATGTTGCTAAAAAACTTGCAAAAGAAAAATACGACCTCGATCTTAAGGTAATCACTTTTGCGGACTATCAAATTCCAAACGAAGCATTGAATTCAGGAGATATCGATGCAAATATTTTTCAAACTCGATCCTTTTTAAAACAAGCTATTTTGAAAAAGAATTATAAAATTGTCGAAATTGGACAAACTTTTATTTATCCAATGGGGATTTATTCGAGAAAAATAAAAAGTATTTCCGAAATTGGTGAGAATGCCTCTATCGTAATACCAAACGATTCAAGTAACCAGGGCAGAGCTCTTATTCTTCTGCAAAACGCGAAGCTAATAAAACTTAAAGATGGCGTTGGAGAGACCCCAACACCACGAGATATCATTGAAAATCCTAAAAAACTTAAGATTCAAACAGTTGATGCTGCTCAAGTTGCCAGATCCGTACAAGACGTAACAGCAGTGGTTTTAAACAATGATTTCGTACTTAATGCCAAATTCAAACCTTCGGATGCACTTTTTAAAGAAAATCCAGAAAGCGCTGAACCTTACGTCAATATAATTGTTGTAAAAGAATCTGAAAAAGGTAAGAAAGAATTTAAAGAACTTACAGCGGTTATGAACTCTGCTGAAGTTCTTAAAGAAACAGAAAAACTCTTTCCTGGAGCTGTTAAGGCATGGAAATAG
- the phnD gene encoding phosphate/phosphite/phosphonate ABC transporter substrate-binding protein — translation MGLKRICLILTGILFPSLAHAEAPLGSRNNPLKIAIIPQAQASKAIENAKPVIKCIEQKTKLFIQVEVPNSYIAVTEALGSKQVDVAFSNILGYFLMAQNYGAEALFKVARFGTTDYQSFLIVKSDSKIKSFSDLNGKSFAYGDAGSLTGYILPKLEMKKNKINFSQELPTGSMDASIMALMQGKADAAAAFFNDPDPKTGKIRDARERLLTIYPDIVQKTNIIWKSELIPNEPVVIRKGIPKEIKDKLIASMPSCMREHALLINDIDDLLPILESDNSYKDLIETLKKSDLDVAKVLGNTKKK, via the coding sequence ATGGGATTGAAGCGCATTTGTCTTATTTTAACAGGTATTCTTTTTCCAAGTTTGGCTCACGCCGAGGCTCCTTTAGGCTCTAGAAACAACCCTTTAAAAATAGCAATTATACCTCAAGCCCAGGCAAGTAAGGCCATCGAAAACGCCAAACCCGTCATCAAATGCATTGAACAAAAAACCAAACTCTTTATTCAAGTCGAAGTGCCAAATAGTTATATTGCCGTAACAGAAGCACTCGGATCTAAACAAGTGGATGTCGCTTTTAGCAATATTCTTGGTTATTTTTTAATGGCACAAAATTATGGAGCAGAGGCTCTTTTTAAAGTTGCACGCTTTGGCACAACCGATTATCAATCCTTCCTTATTGTAAAAAGTGATAGTAAAATAAAATCATTCTCAGACCTCAACGGTAAATCTTTTGCGTATGGGGATGCCGGTTCTTTAACTGGCTATATCCTACCAAAGCTTGAAATGAAGAAAAACAAAATCAATTTCTCACAAGAACTTCCTACAGGTAGTATGGATGCTTCTATTATGGCGCTGATGCAAGGCAAGGCTGACGCTGCAGCTGCATTTTTCAATGACCCTGACCCAAAAACGGGAAAAATTCGCGATGCACGAGAACGTCTTCTCACCATTTATCCCGATATTGTACAAAAAACAAACATCATCTGGAAATCAGAGCTTATTCCAAATGAACCTGTAGTTATTCGCAAAGGCATCCCAAAAGAAATTAAAGATAAATTAATTGCTTCAATGCCTAGCTGTATGCGTGAACACGCTCTGCTCATCAATGATATTGATGATCTTTTACCGATCCTTGAAAGCGACAATAGCTATAAAGATCTTATTGAAACACTAAAAAAGTCAGATCTCGACGTAGCTAAAGTGTTAGGTAATACTAAGAAAAAATAA
- the phnD gene encoding phosphate/phosphite/phosphonate ABC transporter substrate-binding protein yields MLNKRFLFVLFALFSMTSSNAAESNSNTKATSEVKLGTRNNPFKIAIVPSGQAAKALDSAKPVAKCIEQKSKIFVDVQVPNSYIAVVEAIGAQKADLAFGDIVSFLIAKKRFNAEPFLEITRYGSTSYQSAIFVKANSNIKSVSDLNNKKFAYSDASSASSYIYPAILMKKNNKKFAQELATGSMDASIIALMQGQVDATAAYYNNKDPVTGKENDARVRVENIYPNIYKETRIIWLSSLIPNEPVYLRKGVSEDIKQKLAVAIPECIKEFPKYINNISELNPITADNKNYENFVKEVETSGLDISNIFSKK; encoded by the coding sequence ATGTTAAACAAAAGATTTTTATTTGTTCTATTTGCACTCTTTTCAATGACCAGTTCAAATGCAGCAGAATCAAATTCAAACACAAAAGCTACTTCAGAAGTCAAACTTGGCACACGCAATAATCCATTTAAAATTGCGATTGTTCCCTCTGGACAAGCGGCAAAAGCACTCGACAGCGCAAAACCTGTTGCCAAATGTATCGAACAAAAATCGAAAATATTTGTCGATGTCCAAGTCCCAAATAGCTATATAGCCGTAGTTGAAGCCATTGGTGCGCAAAAAGCCGATCTCGCTTTTGGCGATATCGTTAGCTTTTTAATTGCAAAAAAACGCTTTAATGCAGAACCATTCCTCGAAATCACTCGTTATGGCTCTACAAGCTATCAATCCGCTATTTTTGTTAAAGCAAATTCAAATATAAAATCAGTCAGTGATTTAAATAACAAGAAATTTGCATATTCCGATGCCAGCTCTGCATCGAGCTATATTTACCCAGCAATTCTTATGAAAAAGAACAACAAAAAGTTCGCACAAGAACTTGCTACGGGCAGTATGGATGCCTCTATTATTGCACTTATGCAAGGACAGGTTGACGCAACTGCTGCATATTATAATAATAAAGATCCAGTTACTGGTAAAGAAAATGATGCGCGTGTGCGTGTAGAAAATATCTATCCAAACATCTATAAAGAAACACGGATTATTTGGCTCTCATCCCTTATTCCCAACGAGCCTGTTTATTTAAGAAAAGGTGTGTCTGAAGATATCAAACAAAAATTAGCTGTTGCTATTCCTGAATGTATAAAGGAATTTCCTAAGTATATAAACAATATCAGTGAACTGAATCCTATCACTGCGGACAATAAAAACTATGAAAATTTTGTGAAAGAAGTGGAAACTTCTGGACTTGATATTTCAAACATATTTAGTAAGAAATAA
- a CDS encoding site-specific recombinase: MIIIRKFIKGVEKYFNQGNLKYDLNTILSNANPSLSLEERVDWIQNLLIWIRSTEHIPAQFDPTTGQIHTARVRFILQLLDRNIKWKENVSATLRSVIKETKSLQLFCHTGLPQEGGFLQEATDRMVNKIIPTPPDDTELSELFLKIFPNVEDAIWVGHLTRETIEKIKDLIQFEAEEGEKIWQTIEEDIEDAIYVLVSQIHAMGLSDGIRRRLNNKIIKDSPFIGLSDSIDIFLHYFHKKNNEKMKEYALLYSQYILECKKSVQEVFQHLDEYGVSVALVYQLEKMTFHLSRLEVLLAFLNPVEKQDNIEIIPVFLSRLIRESLGKKSVRELIQTNLNQMSRKIAEQSGKTGEHYITSNKEEYIELLKSASGGGILMAFATAIKFIIVSIRLPHFFEGFFASVNYASTFVFIQMLGFTVATKQPSMTAACMAGKLNNTYDEESLKEFVDEVVKLTRSQFAAIIGNLALVFPISLLIDFIYKLITGTHFISEDKAINSIFSISIFGPSVFYAIFTGFLLWVSSIIAGWVQNWFIYRRLPEAIANNKRLIYVMGKRNTSKLSSYFVHNISGFGGNISLGFLLGMTPVFGMFFGIPLEVRHVTLSTGSFAFALSSLGFTDFETIDVVFACLGIVAIGFLNVVVSFSLALSVAIRARKVQSLGRKRVRAAILKRLRTSPLDFLFPIAKKD, from the coding sequence TTGATAATTATTAGAAAATTCATAAAAGGAGTTGAGAAATATTTCAATCAAGGAAATTTAAAATATGATCTCAACACAATTCTGTCAAATGCCAATCCAAGTTTAAGTCTAGAAGAAAGAGTTGATTGGATTCAAAATCTTCTTATTTGGATTCGCTCGACTGAACATATTCCTGCTCAGTTCGATCCTACAACAGGTCAGATTCATACCGCACGTGTTCGTTTTATTTTGCAATTGCTTGATAGAAATATTAAATGGAAAGAAAATGTTTCTGCAACATTACGTTCAGTCATAAAAGAAACAAAATCTTTGCAGCTTTTTTGTCATACAGGACTTCCGCAAGAAGGAGGCTTTCTGCAAGAGGCGACTGATCGTATGGTGAATAAAATCATCCCGACTCCACCGGATGATACAGAGCTATCTGAGCTCTTTTTAAAAATATTTCCCAATGTAGAAGATGCTATTTGGGTCGGTCATTTAACAAGAGAAACCATAGAAAAAATTAAGGATCTTATTCAATTTGAAGCTGAAGAAGGTGAGAAAATTTGGCAGACAATTGAGGAAGATATTGAAGATGCTATTTATGTTTTAGTCAGCCAAATCCATGCAATGGGTTTGTCGGATGGGATAAGAAGAAGATTAAATAACAAAATAATTAAGGATTCTCCTTTTATTGGTCTAAGTGATAGTATCGATATATTTCTCCATTATTTTCATAAAAAAAATAATGAAAAAATGAAAGAATATGCACTTCTCTATAGTCAGTATATTTTAGAATGCAAGAAATCTGTGCAAGAAGTTTTTCAGCATCTCGATGAATATGGAGTGAGTGTTGCTCTTGTCTATCAATTGGAGAAAATGACTTTTCATTTATCGCGACTTGAAGTTTTATTGGCATTTTTAAATCCTGTTGAAAAGCAGGATAATATTGAAATAATACCTGTATTTCTATCAAGATTAATTCGTGAGAGTTTAGGTAAAAAAAGTGTAAGAGAGCTTATCCAAACAAATCTCAACCAAATGTCACGTAAAATTGCAGAGCAATCAGGCAAAACAGGTGAGCATTATATAACAAGCAATAAAGAAGAATATATTGAATTATTAAAATCCGCGAGTGGCGGAGGAATTTTAATGGCATTTGCAACAGCCATAAAATTCATCATTGTATCTATTCGTTTGCCTCATTTTTTTGAAGGATTTTTTGCTTCAGTTAATTATGCAAGTACATTTGTTTTTATCCAAATGCTTGGCTTTACTGTTGCAACAAAACAGCCTTCAATGACTGCTGCTTGTATGGCTGGAAAATTAAACAATACATATGATGAAGAATCTTTAAAAGAATTTGTCGATGAAGTTGTTAAGTTAACTCGTTCACAATTTGCGGCCATTATTGGCAACTTAGCTTTGGTTTTTCCAATAAGTCTATTGATTGATTTTATTTATAAATTAATCACAGGTACTCATTTTATCAGTGAAGATAAAGCAATTAATTCTATCTTTTCAATTTCTATTTTTGGTCCAAGTGTTTTTTATGCAATATTTACTGGATTTTTACTTTGGGTATCTAGTATAATTGCCGGTTGGGTACAAAATTGGTTTATTTATAGAAGACTGCCCGAAGCGATTGCGAATAATAAACGTCTTATATATGTTATGGGAAAACGAAATACTAGTAAATTATCATCGTATTTTGTCCATAATATCTCTGGATTTGGCGGTAATATCTCATTGGGATTTTTACTTGGTATGACACCCGTCTTTGGAATGTTTTTTGGTATACCACTTGAAGTCAGACACGTTACTTTATCAACGGGTTCATTTGCTTTTGCACTTTCTTCACTTGGATTTACAGATTTCGAAACGATTGATGTAGTTTTTGCCTGTTTAGGTATTGTCGCTATCGGCTTTTTAAACGTGGTTGTGAGCTTCTCACTTGCACTTTCAGTGGCTATTCGAGCTCGAAAAGTACAAAGTTTAGGGAGAAAACGTGTGAGAGCTGCTATTTTAAAGAGATTAAGAACCTCCCCTCTCGATTTTCTTTTTCCTATTGCGAAGAAGGATTGA
- the lepB gene encoding signal peptidase I: MNKVFREIRSILTIIAVIFIFRSSILNWYVIPTGSLMPTLKVGDHVVVNKLSYGIMLPLMQTRIFSWDQPKRGDIVVFEGPETEKKITLIKRVVGVGGDRVKFTNGILTVNGILAKQELQTDRSILEKLGGNENPDSLNLYIESGFSKYPHYILKKKWGGITDSQTQTWVVPEGKLLLVGDNRDNSEDGRFWGFMDEKNIYGRAFAISYSTYDKPGSFLPEFRNDRWFKEITN, from the coding sequence ATGAATAAAGTGTTTAGAGAAATAAGATCGATATTAACTATTATAGCAGTTATTTTTATTTTTAGATCGTCCATTTTAAATTGGTATGTGATACCGACTGGATCATTAATGCCTACATTAAAAGTAGGAGATCACGTTGTCGTCAATAAGCTTTCTTATGGCATAATGTTACCGTTAATGCAAACGCGTATATTTAGTTGGGATCAACCAAAAAGAGGTGATATCGTTGTCTTTGAAGGGCCAGAAACTGAAAAGAAAATCACATTAATTAAGCGGGTTGTAGGAGTTGGTGGCGACCGGGTTAAGTTTACAAATGGCATTTTAACAGTTAACGGAATTCTCGCCAAACAGGAATTGCAAACAGATCGCTCTATTCTTGAAAAACTTGGTGGAAATGAAAATCCAGATAGTTTAAATTTGTACATTGAATCTGGATTCAGTAAGTATCCGCACTATATTCTTAAAAAGAAATGGGGTGGAATTACAGACAGTCAGACTCAAACTTGGGTTGTGCCAGAAGGCAAACTCTTATTAGTGGGTGACAACCGTGACAACTCTGAAGATGGACGCTTCTGGGGTTTCATGGATGAAAAAAATATTTATGGCCGTGCTTTTGCTATTTCCTATTCCACTTATGACAAACCAGGATCATTCCTACCAGAGTTTCGCAATGATCGTTGGTTTAAAGAAATCACGAATTGA
- a CDS encoding chemotaxis protein CheW encodes MLNDNQVNESHINETDTEGSIDNRYLCFSLGYERFAIPLLQVREVIGVPEFTRIPYAPKYFCGIMNLRGKVISVIDLREKLNIQSRGKEENCVIVCNLDHILMGALVDSIDFVANIKKEEILEKPETQTTVRTDFIKGLYNYKHELIVFLHLAKTLSIEDILQIQKSNGTEQL; translated from the coding sequence ATGCTCAATGATAACCAAGTGAATGAGAGTCATATTAATGAAACAGATACAGAGGGCTCTATAGATAATCGTTATCTATGCTTCAGTCTTGGCTATGAAAGATTTGCCATTCCACTTTTGCAAGTACGAGAAGTCATTGGAGTGCCCGAATTTACCCGCATACCGTACGCACCAAAATATTTTTGCGGAATAATGAATTTACGTGGGAAAGTTATTAGTGTTATTGACTTAAGGGAAAAACTCAATATTCAGAGTCGAGGAAAAGAAGAAAATTGTGTCATAGTTTGTAATTTAGATCATATTTTAATGGGTGCTCTTGTTGATTCCATCGATTTCGTTGCCAATATAAAAAAAGAAGAAATACTTGAAAAGCCAGAAACACAAACTACTGTACGAACTGATTTTATAAAAGGTTTGTACAACTACAAACATGAACTCATCGTCTTTTTACATTTAGCTAAAACATTAAGTATTGAAGATATTTTACAAATACAAAAATCCAATGGGACTGAGCAATTATAG